From the genome of Sander lucioperca isolate FBNREF2018 chromosome 1, SLUC_FBN_1.2, whole genome shotgun sequence, one region includes:
- the clic3 gene encoding chloride intracellular channel protein 3 — protein sequence MAEAPKVELFVKASVDAESVGNCPFCQRLFMILWMKGVNFTLTTVDMKRAPDVLKALAPGSQPPFLIYNDEVKTDTNKIEEFLEEKLAPPQYPKLCCRYKESNVAGEDIFRKFSGYIKNPNPGLNDMLEKKFLSTLVKLNMYLETPLPHELDKNPNATESSRLYLDGDTLTLADCNLLPKLNIVKVVCKEYRNFAIPKELKGLTRYLDNAYKQDEFRYTCPNDSEILIAYHSVAKYLNK from the exons ATGGCCGAGGCCCCGAAGGTTGAACTCTTCGTTAAG gCCAGTGTTGATGCTGAGAGTGTGGGGAACTGTCCTTTCTGTCAGAGACTCTTCATGATTCTTTGGATGAAAGGGGTCAACTTTACCCTCACCACTGTGGACATGAAGAG GGCACCTGATgtgctgaaggctctggctccagGCTCTCAGCCTCCCTTCCTCATCTACAACGATGAGGTCAAAACAGACACTAACAAGATTGAGGAGTTCCTGGAGGAAAAGTTAGCCCCACCACA GTATCCAAAATTGTGCTGTCGATACAAAGAGTCCAACGTTGCCGGAGAAGACATCTTCCGAAAATTCTCAGGATATATAAAGAATCCCAATCCTGGATTAAATGACA TGCTGGAGAAGAAATTTCTGTCAACTCTGGTGAAGCTGAACATGTACCTTGAGACGCCTCTCCCTCATGAGCTGGACAAGAACCCAAATGCCACTGAGTCTTCACGCCTCTACCTGGATGGTGACACCCTCACCTTGGCAGACTGCAACTTGCTTCCCAAACTCAACATTGTCAAG GTGGTGTGTAAAGAGTACCGCAACTTTGCCATCCCTAAAGAGCTGAAAGGTCTGACACGTTACCTGGATAATGCCTACAAACAAGATGAGTTTCGTTACACCTGCCCAAATGACTCAGAGATCCTCATTGCCTACCACTCTGTGGCAAAGTACCTGAACAAATAA